The following nucleotide sequence is from Agromyces sp. SYSU T00194.
GCGCGTGCCCACCGTCGTGTTCGGCGCCTGGGACGACAAGGCGGGCGCCGCGGGCTCGCTCTACGACGTGCTGCGCGACCGCCGCCTGAACCACCGCGCGGAGGTCTTCGCGGGCGTGCTCGAGGCCGAGTCGGCGGCGCTGCTGCGCGGGTTCTTCGACGACCCGTCCCGTCGCGGCGACCGCTGAGCGGGCCCGGCGACCCGCGGGTCAGGCCGCGGTGCTGCGCGCCGGCTGCTCGATGCCGTCGAGGTACGCCTCGAGCAGGGCGGCGGATGCCTCCTGCATCCGCTCGCCGTACCGGCCGCGCTCCTCGCGCAGCCGCCCGACGCTGAGCCCGTACCCGGGCAGGTCGTCGCCCCAGAGCGCGATCCAGTCCTCGTGGATCTGCTCGGTGACCTCGGGGTGGAACTGCACGGCGAGCAGCCAGTCGCCGCGGCCGAACGCCTGGTTCGGGTACTGCGCCGAACCGGCGAGCCGCGTCACCCCGTCGGGCAGGTCGAACGAGTCGTGGTGCCACTGCACGACGGGCACGCCGGAGACGTGGCGCACGGGCGAGCGCGCACCCGCGGGGGTCGGCACGACGTCGATCCAGCCGACCTCGGGCGCCGGTCCGGTGTAGACCCGGGCGCCGAGCGCACGTGCGAGCAGCTGCGCACCGAGGCAGACCCCGAGCACGGGGGCCTCGGCGGCGATGCGCGCGCGCAGCAGTTCGAGCTCGTCGGCGAGGTACGGGTACCGGCCGAGGTCGGTCGCCGACTCGTCGCCGCCCAGCACGAGCACGAGGTCGTGCGCGAGCGGCTCGACGGCCGGGACCTCGCCGGCGGGGGCGTCGGCGAACACGATGCGGTACCCGCGGCGTTCGAGCACGGGCCCGAGGTTGCCGAGCCCGATGGCCGTGTCGTGGCGCACGACGAGCACCGTGCGCACGGGCGTCAGTCCAGCCCCTTGATGACGATCACGTCGGTCGCCGGCGTGGCCTTCGGGTCGATCCACACGTCGGGCTCGAAGTAGAGCACGCGCGCCACCGGCACCGCCTCGCGCACGCGCCGCTCGATCGCGTTCGTCGCCACTGCGACCTCGAGCAGCCGCTGGTCGGCGCGGAACGCGACCTTCGCCGCCACCATCAGCTCGTCGGGCCCGAGGTAGAGCGTCTTCATGTGGATGATCCGCTCGATCTCGCCGCCCGCGAGGATCGCCTGCTCGATCGCGCGCACGTCGGAGGGGTTCGCGCCCTCGCCCACCAGCAGGCTCTTGGTCTCGATGCCGAGCACGATCGCGACGACGATGAGCAGCGTGCCGATGCACAGGGTGCCGATCGCGTCCCAGACGCCGTCGCCCGTGATGACGGTGAGCCCGACGCCGATGAACGCCAGCACCAGGCCGATGAGCGCGGCGACGTCCTCGAGCAGCACCACGGGCAGCTCGGGCGCCTTCGCCCGGCGCACGAACTGGAACCACGACCGGTCGCCACGGGTCTTGTTCGACTCGATGATCGCGGTGCGCAGCGAGAAGCCCTCGAGCACCATGGCGATCGCGAGCACCAGCAGCGGCAGCCACCAGACCTCGAGCGGGTGCGGGTCTGCGAGCTTCTCGATGCCCTCGTAGATGGAGAACACGCCGCCGACGGAGAACAGGATGATCGCGACGACGAAGGCGTACACGTAGCGCTCGCGGCCGTAGCCGAACGGATGCTCCTGGTCGGCCTCGCGCTTGGCCTGCCGCCCGCCCCAGATGAGCAGGAGCTGGTTGCCCGAGTCCGCGAGCGAGTGCACGCCCTCCGCGAGCATCGACGACGAGCCGGAGAAGAACCACGCGACGAACTTGGTGATCGCGATGCCGAGGTTCGCGAGGAAGGCCGCGATGATGGCTCTGGTTCCGCCGGACGCACTCATGGGGCAATCCTAGGATGGAGCCGTGACCACCTCCGTCGTTCTGCCCACAATCGCATTCCTGGGCGCGGGCTCGATGGCGCGCGCCGTCCTCGCCGGCCTGCTGCAGCCCGGCGTGGAGGTCGAGGGCGGGGTGCGGGCGACCAACCGCAGCGCGGCCCGGGCCGCCGAGCTCGACGAGCACGAGACGGTCACGTCGTATGCGACCGAGACGGATGCGGCCGCCAACCGCACCGCGGTGGCGGGCGCGCGCATCGTGGTCGTCGCGGTCAAGCCCGGCATGGTGCCCGACCTCCTCGACGAGATCGCGGACGCCCTCGAGCCGGGCGCGCTCGTGGTCAGCGTGGCCGCGGGCGTCACGATCGCCACGTTCGAGGCGCACCTGCCCGAGCACGTGCGCGTGATCCGCTCGATGCCGAACACCCCCGCGGTGGTCGGTCGGGCGGTGACCGGGCTCTCGGCCGGCACGCGCTCCACCGACGAGGACCTCGAGCTGGCCGTGTCCCTGTTCGAGACCGTCGGCCGGGTGCTGGTGGTTCCGGAGTCGCAGCTCGACGCGCTGTCGACGATCTCCGGCTCCGGCCCCGCCTACGTCTTCTACCTGATCGAGCAGCTCACCGCGACGGCGATCGCGAAGGGCTTCACCCCCGAGCAGGCCGCGCTCATGGTGGAGGGCACGTTCCGCGGTGCGAGCGAGCTGCTCGCGGCATCCGACGACCCGCCCGCGGAGCTCCGCCGGCGGGTCACCAGCCCGAACGGCACCACCGAGCGCGCCATCGCCGTGCTCGAGGCATCCGGCCTCCAGGACGTGTTCGACCGCGCCACCGACGCGGCGCTCGCGCGCGCCCGGGAACTCGCCGCCGGCGCCTGAACCGCGCGCGGGACGCGGCGGTCGCGCGACGCCAGCGCCGCGCTACTCGAGTGGGGCGCTACTCGAGTGCGGCGAACTTCTCGATGTCGCCCTCGGTGCCCGACACGATGATGAGGTCGTGGTTCGAGACCACCGTCTGCTCGGTCGCGTAGGTGAACGGCTTGCCCGGGCTCTTCACGCCGACGACGGTGACGTTGTGCTTGGTGCGCACGCCCGACTCGGTGAGGTTCTTGCCGCGGATCGGCCGGGGCGGGTACATCTTCACGAGCGCGAAGTCGTCGTCGAACTCGATGAAGTCGAGCATGCGGCCGCTCACGAGGTGCGCGGTGCGCTCACCGGCCTCGGCCTCGGGGTAGATGACGTGGTTCGCGCCGATGCGCTCGAGGATCTTGCCGTGCGACTGGCTGATCGCCTTCGCCCAGATCTGGGGGATCTTGAGGTCGACCAGGTTGGCGGTGATGAGCACGGACGCCTCCACCGACGAGCCCACCGCGCAGACGGCGATCGAGAAGTCCTGCGCGCCGATCTGCCGCAGCGCGTCGATCGACTTGGCGTCGGCGACGACGGCGTGGGTGACGCGCTCCGACCACTTCTGCACGAGCGACTCGCTCGCGTCGATGGCGAGCACCTCGCGGCCGAGGCGGTCGAGCTGCCCGGCGGTCGCGGCGCCGAACCGGCCGAGGCCGATCACGAGCACCGGTGCGTCGTGTCTGATGCGGTCAACCAACGATGGGCCTCTCTTCCGGCCGCCTGAACAACTGCCTGCGCTGGCTCGCGGCGAGGGCCGCGGCCAGCGTCACTGTACCAACGCGACCGGCCCACATCGTGGCCGACAGGATGTACTTCACCGAATCGGGGGACCTCGCGGGCAGGTCGGTGCTGAGTCCGCAGGTCGCGAACGCCGAGATCGTGTCGAACAGCACGACGTCCAGCGGCTCCTTGGTGATGTGCAGCACCGCGATCGCGGCGGTCGCGACGATCGTCGCGCCCCACAGCACGACGCTCACCGAGAGGCGGAGCACGTCGTTCGGGATGCGGCGCTCGAAGACGTTCATCGACTGGTCGCCGCGCGCCTCCGCGAACGCCGCGAGGAAGAGCACCGCGAGCGTGGTGACCTTGATGCCGCCGGCGGTCGACGCCGAGCCGCCGCCGACGAACATGAGCATGTCCATGCCGAGCAGGGTCGACCCGTTCATCTGCGCCACGTCGACGGTCGAGAAGCCGCCCGACCTCGTCATCATCGACAGGAACGTCGCGGTGATGGGGCGGAACCACGGATCCTGGGAGCCGAGCGTCGGCTGGTGGTTCCACTCCAGGGTGCCGATGAACGCCGCGCCCACGACCAGCAGTCCGAGGGTGGTGACCAGGGTGAGCTTCACGTGCACCGACAGTCGTGCGCGGAAGCGCGCCTTGCGGGCGAGGGCGAAGATCACGGGGAAGCCGACGCTGCCGAGGAGGACGCCGAAGCCGATGACCGTCAGCATCCACACGTCCTCGGCGAACGGCGCCATGCCCTCGACCGTCGGCACGAAGCCCGTGTTGGTGAAGGCCGACGCCGCGAAGTAGAAGCCCTTCCAGATCGCCGGCCACGGCTCCCAGCCGAGGATCAGCAGGTGCGGCACGATCAGGGCGGTGAGCACGAGCTCGATCGCCAGCACGCTCACGGCGACCGTGGTGAGCAGCCCGCCGATCTCCCCGAGCCGCACGGCCTGGCTCTCCGCGATGGGACCGGCGTGGGTGCGCATCGGGTTCGTGTCGCTGGCCGCGATGAGCTTCTGGCGCAGGCCGAGCCGGCGCGACACGACGAGGCCGAGGATCGACGCGAGCGTCAGCACGCCGATGCCGCCGACCTGGAGGCCGAGCAGGATGGCCACATTGCCGAACGTCGACCAGTGCGTCGCCATGTCGACCGTGACCAGGCCGGTCACGCAGATGGCGCTGACCGCCGTGAAGAGCGCGTCGGCGAGCGGGGTGGCCGAGCGGTCGGCGGCGGAGATCGGCAGGGCGAGCACCGCGGTGAGGATGAGGATCAGCGCCGTGAAGATGAGGATGGCGAATCGCGCGGGCGAGCTCTCCGCGAGTCCCGAGGCGAAGTTGCGCGCGCGGCGCAGGCCCGTGGCGCGCTCCCCGACCTCCGTGCGCATCATGTCCTTCCGCGTATCCGCGTCGAGGCCGAACCCCCCGGCGGCCTCACCGGTGAGTCATGGTACTCCTGAACGGGAATGACTAGCCTTGACCCATGGCGGACATCTTCGACGTGGTGGCGGATTCGACCAGGCGAGAGATTCTCGGCGTGCTCCGTGAACGGGCCGAGACCGCGGGAGACGGGGTCGGCGAGCTCAGCGTCTCCGACATCGTCGCCGCGCTCGGACTCAGCCAGCCGACGGTCTCCAAGCACCTGAAGGTGCTGCGCGAGGCAGGTCTGGTGCTGGTGCGCGAGGAGGGCCAGCACCGCTACTACCACCTCGTCGCCGAGCCGCTGGAGGCGATCGAAGACTGGCTCTACCCCTTCGTGTCGGGCGAGGACGCGGGTCGCGTGGCCGAACTGGCGGTCGAGACCCTGCGCACCGAGCAGCGCGCGTTCGCCGAGGCGCTCGGCAAGGCGTGGGCTGAGACCGCCCACCAGGTCACGTCGACGACGCAGCGCGCCAGCACCGCCGTGAAGGGCGCCACGCAGAAGCTCAAGTCCTGAGGGAGACGATCGGCGATGTCGGGTGGACTGGCGGACGTGCGGTTCCTCACCGTGGCGGAGGTCGCTGCCATCATGCGAGTGTCGCGCATGACCGTATACCGCCTGGTGCATGCGGGTGAGCTGCCGGCGATCCGGTTCGGGCGGTCGTTCCGCGTACCGGAGTCCGCGGTCGTCGACGCGGTGCACCACGGCGTCGCCGACCGCGCCTGAGCGCCCGTCTCGGGCGGAATCGGCTAGACTATCCCGAGGCATCTCGCCCGAGGCCGCGGCACGCCCGGCCGACCCCGAACGTTCTGTGAGGTAATCCGTGGGTTCTGTGATCAAGAAGCGTCGCAAGCGCATGGCGAAGAAGAAGCACCGCAAGCTCCTTCGCAAGACGCGCCACCAGCGCCGCAACAAGAAGTAGTCGCCCGCGACTGCGCCCGAGCCCCGAGCCGAACGGCCCGGGGCTTCGTGCTGTCTAAGGTGGGTTCCATGAGCACCGACGCGCCCGCCACGGGCATCCGCATCACCCTGCTGGGCAAGCCCGGCTGCCACCTCTGCGACGACGCGCGCGAGGTCGTGCAGGCGGTGCGCGACGAGGTCGCGGCACTGCCCGACGGGCCGGCCCTCGCCTACGAGGAGTCGTCCATCCTTGACGACGAGGCGCTCCGCGAGCGGTACTGGGAGCAGATCCCGGTGCTCCTCATCGACGGCGAGGAGCACGCGCACTGGCGCGTCGACCCGGTGCGGCTGAAGGCCGCCCTGCTCGAGCGCGCGTAGCCGGGCGTCCGGGTCGCCGCGGGGGAACGCGACGAGGGGCGGTGCCGACGTCGGCACCGCCCCTCGTGGTTCGCGCGGCCGGGTCAGGCCACGTTGTTCGAATCCGGCTTGAGGGCCTTCTCCTTGAGGAGCGCGAACTCGGCGTCGGAGATGGTGCCGGCCTCGTGCAGCGCCTTCGCCTTCGCGATCTCGTCCGCGGCGCTCGTCGGCGTCACGACCTGGCGGATGTAGGACTCCTGCGCGTCCTGCGCGGCCTTGACCTGCGCGGCCTGCCGCTTCGCCATGCTCGGGCCGCGGGCGATCAGGTAGACGAGCGCGGTGAGGAGGGGAACGAAGATCAGGAAGATGATCCAGAGGGCCTTCCACCAGCCGCTGAGCTCGTGGTCGCGGAAGATGTCGACCAGGATGGTGAAGAGCACCATCAGGTAGGCGATCCAGATGAAGATCACGAACGACACCCAGATGATGTCCCAGAACGATTCCCAGAAGCTCATTACGAACCTTTCACGGAGTATGCGTCGGGGGTGGGGTCCCCCGCCCAGACCCGACCGTAGCGCGGTTGGCGGCGCCGCGTCTACGACCGCGGGGCGGTGTCGTCGGATGCATCGCCCGGCGGTTCCGCCGCGTCCTGATGCGGATCCGCCGTGGTCGCCGGCTCGCGTGACTCCTCGCGGTACCGGCGGGCGAAGTAGCCCGCGATCGGCACGTCCGTCGAGGAGTGCGCGACGATCGAGATGACGATGGCGACGACGATGATGTGGAACATCGCGTCGGCGTCGGGCGCGCCCGACTGCAGCACCAGGATGCCGTAGAGCACCGACGCGAACCCCTTGGGCCCGAACCACGCGGCGGTGAGCCGCTCCTGCCACGGCATGCCGCTGCCGATGAGCGAGACCTCGACGGCGACCGGCCGCGCGACGATCAGCAGGAGGATCGCGAACACGTACCCGCCGAGCGGCACGTCCGCGAGGAACGCGGGCGAGATGAGCGCGCCGAACATGAGCACCGCGAGCAGCTTGATGAGCTCGGTGAACTGCTCGCCGAACTCGCGGTACGCCTCGCGCATCTCGGGTGCGGCGGTGGCGATCGTGATGCCCGCGGCGAAGGCGGCGAGGTAGAGGTTCGCGTGGGTGAGCTCGCAGATGCCCAGCACCAGCAGCCCGACCGCGACCGGCGTGAGCGATGCGTAGAGCGGGGTGCGCGAGAACATCCGCCGGCGCACGAGCCAGCTGACGACGAGCGGCACGACGATGCCCACGACGATGCCGAGCGAGAGCTCCTCGAGGAGCTGGAGCGGCTCGGCGTCGGGCCCGCCGACCGCGGCGATGAGGAACAGCACGACCGGCAGCGCGAGGCCGTCGTTCAGCCCGGACTCCACGCCGAGCAGGTGCCGCACCCGGTACGGGATCTCGCCGCGCCCGACGATCGCCGACGCGAACACCGGGTCGGTCGGCGCGAGCACCGCGGCGACGAGCAGCGCCTGCGTCCAGTCCAGGCCGACCAGCCAGACGCCGAGCAGCGCCGAGATGACGAAGGTCAGGGGCATCCCGAGCAGCAGCGCACGACCCGGCAGCCGCCACGCCTCGCGCAGCTCGCGGAGGCCGACCTGCTGGCCGTCGGTGAACAGCACGACGAACAGCGCGAGGGAGGAGATGATCTCCACGGTCGGGTCGTCCGTGTCGAAGTGCACGAACCCGGCCATGCCGTCGCCGACCAGGAACCCCGCGACGAGGAACAGCACGGTCGTCGACAGCACGGTGCGGTGCGCGAGTCCCGAGATCAGGATCGCGACCAGCAGGACGACGGCGAAGACGAGGAGGAGTTCCACCCTCGCTACTCTGCCGGAGCGGCGGCGGTCGTGTCGATGGCGCGCGCGTCGCGACCCGCGAGCGGATGCCGCCTCAGCCCGCCGGTTCCTCCTCGACCCGCATCTCGGGCAGGCGCGCGACGAGCAGCCAGCCGGGGAGGATCAGCACGCACAGCATGGGCAGCAGGGCGATGTCGCCGACGACCACGATCGCGATGAACAGCGACAGCCAGCCGTCGCGCACCACCACGAGGCAGACGCCGAGCACGGCCGCGGCCATCGCGACCGGCAGCGGGATCGCGGGCACGAGCGCGACCGCGAGGATGCCGATCGCGCCGCCGATGAAGATGGTCGGGAAGATGCGTCCGCCGCGGAATCCCGCTGCGGCGGCGATGAGCAGCGCGACGATCTTGACGAGCACGATGCCCGCGAGTTGCCAGCCGTCGTATTCGGCGGCGTCCTTCGTGAGCTCCTGCAGTTCCTCGAGCCCCTTGAAGAGCGTGATGGGGCCGCCGATCGCGCCGAGCAGCCCGAGGACGAGCCCGCCGATCGTGAGCGGGATGATCGGGTTCCGCAGCGCGTGGAACATGCGGTGCAGTGGCCGCAGGCCGTAGACGAGGGCGAGTCCGGCCGCGATTGCGGCGAGCAGCACGAGCACGCCCCACAGGAAGTCGATCGCCGCCGGCGCATCGTACGAGGGCGTGCCGGCCGAGAGCCCGTAGGAGCCGAGGAAGTGCATCGTGATCGATCCGGCGGCCGCGGCCATGAGCGGTGCGAACATGCGGTCCCACAGCGGGCGCTTCGAGGGCACCGCGATCGCGACGCTCGTGACCAGCAGCGCCGCGCCGACCGGCGAGCCGAACAGCGCGCCCACGGTGCCGGCGACGACGATCACGGTGAGCGGTCCGATGGGCAGCTGCGGCAGGAACCGCTTGGCCGCCCAGGCCGCGAGCGCGATGTTGATGGCGAGGGTCGGCCCCTCGGGGCCGAGGCTCACGCCCATCGACAGCGTGATGATCGCCGCGAGGGCCACTCCGGGAACCGCGGACATCGCCATCGGCGACGGGAACAGCGACTCGGCCGCCGGGTCCTCTCCGCCGTGCCCCGGCATGAAGCGCACGATCAGCCCGGTGAGCAGGCCGGCGAGCGTGAGCACGCCGATGATCCAGAGCGGATCGTCGCCCGAGACGCCCGCCCAGCCGGGCACGAGGTCCCAGAAGAACCGGTCGACCCACTCGGAGACGAGGTCGAGGGCCGCCAGTACCAGCGCGGAGCCGATGCCGATGACGATCGCCGGGATCGACAGCTGCAGCAGCAGCTTCGGGTCGGACCTCCCGGTACCGTCGGGCACCTCGGCAGCCGCCGTCTCCTCGGCCATGCGTCCTCCCCGCAGGTTCGCCCTCGGGGGTCAGACTAGCGGCTAGGGCAGCAGGCGCGTCGGGCCGCGGAAGAGGTAGGTGACCTCGCGGATCGACGCCTCGTGCAGCATGAGCATCAGCACGCGCGCGAGCCCCATGCCGAACCCGCCGTGGGTCGGGGCGCCGTAGCGGAAGAAGTCGAGGTAGAACTCGAGCTCCTCGGGCTCGAGGCCCTTCTCCTTCGCCTGGGCGACGAGCACGTCGACGCGGTGCTCGCGCTGGGCGCCGGTCGAGATCTCCACGCCGTTGAACAGCAGGTCGTAGCTGTTCGTGAGCGTCGGGTCGCCCTCGTGGCGCATGTGGTAGAACGGCCGGATGTTCGAGGCGTAGTCGGTGAGGAACACGAACTCGTGGCCGAACTCCTCCTTCACGTACGCCGCGATCTGCCGCTCGCCCTCGGGGTCCATGTCCTCGTCCTCGCGGGGCACGACGTACCCGCGCTCGGCGACGATCTCCTTGGCGCGCGCGAGCGGGATGCGCGGGAACGGCGTGGCCGGCACCGTGACCTCGACGTCGAACAGCTCGGCGATCTCGTCGCCGTGGCGCTCCTTGACCGCGCTGAACCCGGCGACGAGGAGCTCCTCGTGCATCTGCATCACGTCTTCGTGCGAGTCGATCCAGCTCATCTCGGCGTCGACCGAGGTGAACTCGGTGGCGTGCCGCGAGGTGAACGAGGGGTCGGCGCGGAAGGCGGGGCCGACCTCGAAGACCTTGCCGAAGCCGGCGACCTGCGCCATCTGCTTGAAGAACTGCGGGCTCTGCGCCAGGTACGCCTTGCCGTCGAAGTACTCGATCTCGAACAGCTCGGCGCGCGACTCCGAGGCGGAGGCCATGAGCTTCGGGGTCTGGATCTCGACGAAGCCGCGCTCGACCCAGTAGCTGCGCCAGGCGTGCAGCAGCGTCGTCTGGATCTTGAAGATGAGGGCCTGCTTCGGGTTGCGCAGGTCGAGGAAGCGCCAGTCGAGGCGCTTGTCGAGGCTCGAGTCGGCGGCGATCGGCGTCTCGGGCAGCGCCTCGGTGACGACCTCGAGCGTGCCGATCTTCACCTCGAGCCCGCCGAGCTTGACGCGCTCGTCGTGCTTCAGGTCGCCGGTCACGGTCACGAACGAGCCGTGGGCGAGCGCCGAGATCTGCTCGGTGATGGCCAGGCGGGCGGATGCCTCGGGCGCGGCGTCCTCCGCGAGCTCGCGCACGGCCGGGTTCACGAGCTGCACGGCACCCGACTCGTCGCGCAGGATGACGAACTGCACCTTCTTCTGGTCGCGGACGGTCTCGACCCATCCGGAGACGCTGACGGGGCCGTCCTCGAGGGCGGCGAGGTGCTTGACGAGGGTGCGGGTGCTCACGGCCGACCATCCTACCCGCGCGCGCCTGTGCGCCGAACGGGTGCGCCCGCCGCCTGCTGCCCGCGCATTCTCGGCGTTCTCATGGGAACGCGCTGCCTAGACTGGGTGCCGTGCCGGCCGACCAGATCCATCTCGTGCGCCACGGCGAGGTCTTCAACCCCCAGGGCGTGCTCTACGGCCGTCTCCCCGGCTACGGCCTCTCGTCGCTGGGCCGCCAGATGGCGCAGGCCGCCGCCGACGACCTCCTCGCCCGCGGACGCACGACGACCGCCCTCTACGCGTCCCCACTCCAGCGCACCCAGCAGTCGGCGGAGCCGATCTCGGCGGCGTTCGGCCTGGAGCCCGTGCTCGAGGAGCGCGTGATCGAGCCCGCCAACCGCTTCGAGGGCAAGCGCATGACGGGCGCGGGCGGTGCGCTGCGCGACGTGCGCAACTGGCCGTTCCTCGTCAACCCGTGGGAGCCGAGCTGGGGCGAGCCGTTCGGCTCGATCGCCGACCGCATGGTCGCCGCGATGGCCGATGCCGCCGACGCCGCCGAGTCCGGCGACGTCGTCTTCGTCTCCCACCAGCTCCCGATCTGGATGGTGCACCGTCGCGTCACGGGCAGCCGCCTGTCGCACGACCCGCGGCGCCGCCGGTGCGCGCTGTCGAGCATCACGACGTTCGAGCGTCGGGGCGGCCGCTTCGTCGAGGTCGGCTACCGCGACCCGGCCGCACCGCTGGCCGTCGCCGCGACCGACGTGGGGGCCGTGTGATGCGCCGTCTCGCGGCCGTGGCGCTCGCCGCGGCATCCGTCGTCGTGCTGGCCGGCTGCGGCTCCGACCCGCTCGCGGAGCAGTACCGCGACGGCAGCGGCAAGAACTACATCGCCGGCGACGGCACGATCTCCGAGATCGCGCCCGGCGAGCGCGGCGAGCCGGTCGCGTTCGCGGGCGAGTCGATCGAGGGAGAGCCGGTCTCCTCCGACGACTACGCGGGCGAGGTCGTCATCGTGAACTTCTGGTACGCCGGCTGCGCCCCGTGCCGGGCGGAGGCGCCCGACCTGCAGGCGATCAGCGAGCAGTACGCCGGCGAGGGCGCCAGCGTGCTCGGCGTCAACGTGCGCGACCAGGCGCCGACCGCGGCGAGCTTCGAGTCGGACTACGGCATCACCTACCCGTCGATCGTCGACGCGAACGACGGCGCCGTGCAGCTCGCGTTCGCGGGAGACGTGCCCCCGAACGCGGTGCCGACCACGCTCGTGCTCGACGCGGAGGGCCGCATCGCCGCGCGCATCCTGGGCCAGCTCAACCGGTCGAACCTGCAGACGATCGTCGACGACGTGCTCGACGAGGGCGCCTGACGTGGGCGGCATCGGCGAGGTCGTCCTCAACGGCCAGCTGCTCGTCGCGATCCCGATCGCCGTGGCCGCCGGGCTCGTCTCGTTCCTCTCGCCGTGCGTGCTGCCGCTCGTGCCCGGGTACCTCGGCTACGTCGGCGGGTTCGCGGATGCCTCGGCCGACGCCTCGACCGAGCGCGCCAACCGTCGCCGGCTCGTGCTCGGCGTGCTCCTGTTCATCGCCGGGTTCACGCTCGTGTTCCTCCTCTTCAACGCCGTCGCGGGTGCGTTCGGCGTGTGGTTGAAGGTCTGGTCCGACCTGATCATCCGCATCGCGGGGGTGGTGCTGATCGTCATGGGGCTCGTCTTCATCGGGCAGTTCACGTTCCTGCAGCGCACGTTGCGCCCGTCGTGGCGACCCGCGACCGGACTCGCCGGGGCACCGCTGCTCGGCATCGTGTTCGGCCTCGGCTGGACGCCCTGCATCGGCCCGACCCTCGCCGTCGTGCTGACGCTGAGCGCAGACTCCGCGTCGGTCGGGCGGGGCGCACTGCTCGGGCTCGCCTACTGCATCGGCCTCGGCATCCCGTTCCTGCTCGTGGCACTCGGCTTCGGCTGGGTGACCGGGTCGCTGGCGTTCCTGCGCCGGCACATCCGGGTCGTGAACATCATCGGAGGGGCGCTGCTGATCGTGATCGGCCTGCTCATGGTCACCGGCGTCTGGAACGCGTGGATGTACGACCTCCAGGCGGTGATCACCGGCTATGACCTCCCGATCTGACGACGTGCGCGGCGGGGGAGCCGCGACCGACGCGCCCGACGTGGCGCGGCCCAGCGACCACGTCGACCAGCCCGCGCCCCGCCCCGGGGCATCCGTCACCCAGCCCCGCCTGGGGCCCGTCGGCTGGCTGCGCTTCGCCTGG
It contains:
- a CDS encoding cation:proton antiporter; the encoded protein is MELLLVFAVVLLVAILISGLAHRTVLSTTVLFLVAGFLVGDGMAGFVHFDTDDPTVEIISSLALFVVLFTDGQQVGLRELREAWRLPGRALLLGMPLTFVISALLGVWLVGLDWTQALLVAAVLAPTDPVFASAIVGRGEIPYRVRHLLGVESGLNDGLALPVVLFLIAAVGGPDAEPLQLLEELSLGIVVGIVVPLVVSWLVRRRMFSRTPLYASLTPVAVGLLVLGICELTHANLYLAAFAAGITIATAAPEMREAYREFGEQFTELIKLLAVLMFGALISPAFLADVPLGGYVFAILLLIVARPVAVEVSLIGSGMPWQERLTAAWFGPKGFASVLYGILVLQSGAPDADAMFHIIVVAIVISIVAHSSTDVPIAGYFARRYREESREPATTADPHQDAAEPPGDASDDTAPRS
- a CDS encoding TlpA family protein disulfide reductase is translated as MRRLAAVALAAASVVVLAGCGSDPLAEQYRDGSGKNYIAGDGTISEIAPGERGEPVAFAGESIEGEPVSSDDYAGEVVIVNFWYAGCAPCRAEAPDLQAISEQYAGEGASVLGVNVRDQAPTAASFESDYGITYPSIVDANDGAVQLAFAGDVPPNAVPTTLVLDAEGRIAARILGQLNRSNLQTIVDDVLDEGA
- the aspS gene encoding aspartate--tRNA(Asn) ligase, which gives rise to MSTRTLVKHLAALEDGPVSVSGWVETVRDQKKVQFVILRDESGAVQLVNPAVRELAEDAAPEASARLAITEQISALAHGSFVTVTGDLKHDERVKLGGLEVKIGTLEVVTEALPETPIAADSSLDKRLDWRFLDLRNPKQALIFKIQTTLLHAWRSYWVERGFVEIQTPKLMASASESRAELFEIEYFDGKAYLAQSPQFFKQMAQVAGFGKVFEVGPAFRADPSFTSRHATEFTSVDAEMSWIDSHEDVMQMHEELLVAGFSAVKERHGDEIAELFDVEVTVPATPFPRIPLARAKEIVAERGYVVPREDEDMDPEGERQIAAYVKEEFGHEFVFLTDYASNIRPFYHMRHEGDPTLTNSYDLLFNGVEISTGAQREHRVDVLVAQAKEKGLEPEELEFYLDFFRYGAPTHGGFGMGLARVLMLMLHEASIREVTYLFRGPTRLLP
- a CDS encoding cytochrome c biogenesis CcdA family protein; the protein is MGGIGEVVLNGQLLVAIPIAVAAGLVSFLSPCVLPLVPGYLGYVGGFADASADASTERANRRRLVLGVLLFIAGFTLVFLLFNAVAGAFGVWLKVWSDLIIRIAGVVLIVMGLVFIGQFTFLQRTLRPSWRPATGLAGAPLLGIVFGLGWTPCIGPTLAVVLTLSADSASVGRGALLGLAYCIGLGIPFLLVALGFGWVTGSLAFLRRHIRVVNIIGGALLIVIGLLMVTGVWNAWMYDLQAVITGYDLPI
- a CDS encoding ion channel protein codes for the protein MAEETAAAEVPDGTGRSDPKLLLQLSIPAIVIGIGSALVLAALDLVSEWVDRFFWDLVPGWAGVSGDDPLWIIGVLTLAGLLTGLIVRFMPGHGGEDPAAESLFPSPMAMSAVPGVALAAIITLSMGVSLGPEGPTLAINIALAAWAAKRFLPQLPIGPLTVIVVAGTVGALFGSPVGAALLVTSVAIAVPSKRPLWDRMFAPLMAAAAGSITMHFLGSYGLSAGTPSYDAPAAIDFLWGVLVLLAAIAAGLALVYGLRPLHRMFHALRNPIIPLTIGGLVLGLLGAIGGPITLFKGLEELQELTKDAAEYDGWQLAGIVLVKIVALLIAAAAGFRGGRIFPTIFIGGAIGILAVALVPAIPLPVAMAAAVLGVCLVVVRDGWLSLFIAIVVVGDIALLPMLCVLILPGWLLVARLPEMRVEEEPAG
- a CDS encoding histidine phosphatase family protein, producing MPADQIHLVRHGEVFNPQGVLYGRLPGYGLSSLGRQMAQAAADDLLARGRTTTALYASPLQRTQQSAEPISAAFGLEPVLEERVIEPANRFEGKRMTGAGGALRDVRNWPFLVNPWEPSWGEPFGSIADRMVAAMADAADAAESGDVVFVSHQLPIWMVHRRVTGSRLSHDPRRRRCALSSITTFERRGGRFVEVGYRDPAAPLAVAATDVGAV